The genomic window aaggggagaggaagagagctatagcatggatggaagcagggcaactcaGGGTGCAGTGGAAGTGATTctcaagatcatgcaatgatggatataggacgtGTTAACTTcaatctaaagtgtataaaagtctataaactaaaatgtaaaccataatgtaaaacataagaaaacaaaaaatttagaaatttgtacagtctaaaatataaacaataatataaaccaaaatggaaccacatttgatagctatgtttcaaaatctgtgcttcagctgcaggaaatataacatgaatatgaaaatgatcattgctggggaaaggggaaaagggtttgatgttggatatctgggagttctgtatattgtgtatgtgaattactgtgatctaaaactttttgaagacaaaattaaaaattggaggaaaaaaaggctgtagacactgaggaagaaatgaaagtgcatTGCCACTGTACAAActggacaacacctattacagtgatgaaaggcaaaacattaaaaacaaagctttataatattttttcattttattaatacactgatttattttagtatttctaaattactatgtattctatttctaaactttaaatccatcactgtatttcaatttgcTATTAATTGAATCTGGCCATATATtcggattcattgttgaagaagttttggaccacagagaggttcaactatggcaggggaagaattcTGGTGTGGGGcattattgatggggggcacatgggtagGGAGGATTtatccagagcatgtatataggggacataaatatgttatgacatatgttttatatttttatagtggttacagttacaaacatcaactgagggagtgctgagtttccacccatggagctctgtcacattccccaatggaacaacaataagcccccaagtgcaacagcaaagatcaataaggatggatggtccaataatgagtcctttatactgatgactgtgcttaggagTCTGTGTGTCTGagatgaactagacctagaggtgtagggtgcctaagagttacctcctgagagcctccattttggtcaattatggccactctctaaaccatgtatgtaaatgcattaccttctccccaatgCAGAACATGaccctggggatgaacctccccggtgccgagggattactaccaatcactaacttgggaagcaactagaaagagacctcgaataaaagagttaactcagaccagcagaatatctcagcctacttaTTGGATCAAGTGTTCAAAACTGTTTttcgaccttgaataaaagagggaaatgacaaagacaaatgagtttatatggttaagagccttccaaaatgagttgggaggtcttcagatgggtcacacttacacacacctcagcaggaccccagaaaaagccaaagtagatacaaccctaggtacagGTTCTCTTTAAGGCtcagatccacagggtatatggtcatggcacatggaCTCAGAATTCTGTGCCAGGTCAGAGGGCCCTATTTTGgactttgtgctcctgagtgtgatgaagctggatTCACATGTgtcttttctacacatgcctcttctgtcacttttactgaacctgtggttggtactagggatggtccatattcaggagacttgaatctctggaattcCCATGTGTCAgcagggccctgagccccagcagtggtgactcctattctctggttcattggtcttaatcaggtcagctaacaggaaggtaaatatggtcaaccaccccaccaaggaatcaagagtgcctacaactgcaagctgaGGAATTGTATTCATCacacatgtggaatctaagccccctctttttctagaggtggagaggatatcaccatcccagggccaaagaatggacaaataaaatatggactagagtggactgactgatattctactataaaacaattgtgatgagtaatagaagaaattttagcattgaggtgcagtaagtggccatggtagctgctaagggcagggagagggaagaagagatgtgatgtaggggcatttttttgattttctgttgtccaaaatgatattgcagggtaaATTCTGGGcttaatatatcctgccataacccactgaatgtactgggggagagtgcaaattacagggtaaactattatctatgtagtgcagcagtgccccaaaatgtgttcaccaagtgcaatgactgtgtcacaatgatgggagaagttgttggtatgggaggagaggggcagggggtggagagtttacgggaacctcatattttttaatgtaacatttttttgtgtgatatatgtatcttcaaaagaatacaatttacaaaaatgatgtggtggggggggtagggagtgggttatatgggttttttatgttttttaatttaacattctttgagatctattaattttaatttaaaagtatatataaaaaataaaagaaacacaaatttaacaaaaaaaggCTTGATACTCATCCTTGGTCATGACCTATTGAAGTGATAAATTAAAAGGAAGATCCCTTACCTGAATCTTATCAAAAGTTTCCATCTACAGAATAGTAAGAAATCATCGCCTTGAGTAAGACCTTGATTTGGGCTTTatcctagcctcaaaattgtggGCTAATAAACTGCCATTGTTTaagtcataaaataaaatttaaaataaagaagagtAACTCTTCCATGACAGTACTTATTCTTTGACATTTGCATAACTAGATGTGttctatgtcatatcttatttaaTCACCACAGTTACATGGAAAATTAGACGTGATACTCTCTCTTCTCCAAATTTATAAACTAATGTTCAGAAAATTCGAGTAACTTAGACCAAcactattttatttccattttttactcACATTACGTCAAAATTTGATCATAATGATAATATCTAAAGCAAGGAACAGAATATACTAACTCCGACTTTTAGTCTTGGCATATAAATTATAACGCTAATCTGCCAAAACAAGAAACTTAATTTTGCTATTTTTGGTGAGTGATAGGAGAAGGAGAAATTATAAAGTATTTGCAGGGTGAATGTACCAAAAATTATTAAGGGCAAAGcaggttaaaaataataaagttattgTATTTAGTAAAATATGAAAGATTTCTGCCTTTAAAAATGGCATGGTAAAATGGATATAGATCGAGAATAAGAATTAAGGTAGTTGGTTTCAAGTCTGGAAAAATCAACCTCAAGGAGAAAATGTTCACACAGTGTTATTTGTTCGTTTGTTTCTGTCTCATTGGGGATTGTCCCCGAAACTTCCTTTTCCAATTTTGATACTAATGTCTTTTAGATTTTATATTCCTTAGTGTTTTATGTACATTCCTCTTCTGGCAATTTTGATTCACTGAGGTAATTCCCTTGAGCCAATGGAAGAGAGAATAGAAAAAGCTTTTAAGTAGCTCGTGCAAGTAAAATTGATGCAGAACCCAAGCCAGTTTCAAAGCACCATATGAtatttattcacttttatatGTTTGCTCCTTTCTCACGCAAtataagtaaaaaaattttttctctctgATTACAATGGAAATTTCAGAGAAAGCGTTGGTTATCAAAAGCAAACATGTTCAATCGAATGGGGGAGGACGATTTCCAGAAATCGGGTATTTGCTGCTGGTTTTACTACTCCAGTCATGCTCAGTGTTTGCCAGCCTGTGTGGAAAGCAGAGGTAAGTTTCAGTCCTATGGATGGCAATGGAAATCTCCCTATTCTTAGCAAGGATTCATTACTTATCAGCttgaattttaatgaaattaaaataaaattcattgtgATTATAATTGGCGACTGGacacattaaaatacataaaaatttgagCATGTCTTGTGTTATCATATCAATTTATTCATCCTCATATATTTAAAGGCAAGAAATTACTGTCTCTATGCTCATGTGTTTCTAATTAAATACAGGCTATGTAGCAATTGTTTCAGGGAACAGGCTTTTATTTTTGGTAGTCTGAGATATATTAACACTTACAAGCTATATGAATTAATTTAAGTTATATATTCtatctgagtctcagtttcctcatttgggaACAAAGATGATAAAATTTCCATAGTGACTACAGGTACTAAATaagataatttattaaaattcttaGCATTCCgttggaaaaaaaataccatttacaactcTTAACTACCAATAATATTCTTCCCAACTTTgggaataaattccacttaaagaaaaattaaacttaaaacaGTTGTTCTTTGGTTCCTATGAAACTCCACATGATATATGAATCACTTTCACTTACGTTATTATAATTAATTCGCAAAAAAATCTCGAAATTtcaactacattttaaaaattgaaaactgaaacTGAAGAAATTAAATAATCCATTCAAAGTTACAAATACATTATGTTGTCCATTTGAATTTTTAATCTGCCTCTCTAACAGCAAAGCCCATGTATTTTCTGTGATAATAAATTATCCTTATAATTTCAAAAATAGCATATTAACAGTGGTCCTTGATACCATAATTTTATCAACAACTTATTACCTTTTGCTTTCTTGTTTCTGCATTAAATTATTGATTAACTTATAGATAGCTAATTAGTGTAGTGAAGTTGTGAGGCTATGAGTTGATATTCTCCATACCTATATGAGTGTCactattttgaaattattattaaatgtGATTTTACAATCTCTTCTGCAtcttgatttatttctttatacactGGTATGTATTCTGAGAATTGAGCCTGACCATCTTTAGTGAAATGTGAAAACATCAATTATTCAGTTTTCTTCACAGAAATAGTACcctaaaataattacaaaaaatacTCTAAGACAATTCAAATGAAAACAAGTCTGCTAACCTCTCAGTAAAGTCCCTTGTGGTAAATGTTTTAGTCAAGATGAGAGGTTGCAAATGAACCGGGTGGTCATTGCTCAGAGTCAACAATGATTGGACGGTGCTAGAAATGTACTTTAATGTAATGATGAAGCTGAACTGAACATTGtccaaaatattgaataacattctcttcctcttctctaaaCCACATTAACCTAAACCAAAAGCAGATATTTAAATTAAGTATAGTATAAAGAAACAGGGTGCCATGATCATGAAGCAAGTTGTTTGGAGAAGCACCCTGTcccaatttttcttatttttaactaAAGATAGGTCAATTGAGGAAACATatagaaagatggaaaaaagGAGGCTTCTGCAGTCATTGCATTATTAAGTGATCTAGATACCTACTCAGTGTCACAGAAAGCACTGAAGTGGAACCAAAGGCACTTCTCTCCATCTGTCAAAATGTcatcctttacttctttgaacCTAAGTTGCCCActaataaagattttatttcttagttGAGGTATTAAAGAAATTGCCATAATGTAATTTATGAAGAATGTTAATATTTACTTCACGGTAAAGATTTGGGAGGgcaaaatataagaatgttttgcAAATGAAACCCCTGCAGAGTCTCTTTAgccaacatattttaaaaatattaaatattattgttAATTTGCATTTTGAGTGACTCATAGAATCTGTCTCAAGAATCTTTAGAAGATAAGTAAGAATGTATTTTAATGCAGTagtgtaaaaaaatttaaagtttggTACTACTAATTCAACCAGGCAAAAAACATGGATCCACGCTCAGAACACTGAAATGATGAGTTAGTGGTTCAGAGGTATCTTTCACTACTCTACATTAATACGTCCTTGGGAGTGGGATGGATTAAGGCTCTAGGAAGCAAATATACTTTGCTAAGCATTGTCAAGCactcttttactttaaaaagctGTGAATGAGGAAACCTCTTATCAGCCTTATTTGATGTTGGAAAATTAATATAATCCAATGaaaatttataacatttttagaaagaaaaagagtggTATACCATCCCCAATCCTGTGGCATTGGATAATATTCTGCTAGAATTTCATTCTACCACTTTTCTCTGGTCCTTGAAGTCTAGCTATAGAAGTGCTAATTCCTTGTGATGTTCTCATGAACCCTCCCCATGTCTCTGCACACATTCCTTCCCAGCTCTTCAGACATTCACTCCTGCATAACTGTAATCAATAGCCAGGAAAGGATAGCCCTGGTATCAAAATTCAGAAAAGTGTTAAAACTAAGAGAAAATAGATACGTAAAGAGTTAAAAAAAGGCTTAAAATACAGTGTAATGATATATtacttattataaaaatatagattttaaataaatctGGTTTGCCAGAGTAAGTATattatggaaattttttcttgagaCTTGAATTGCACCTTTCCATTGATGAAAATGGGCTGTGTGATTTGGAGTTGCATGTAAAAATTGTGCTTTGAAAGAAAAGTGACTCCTGATGGAGGAAGAGTCATGTAACTGTAGCAGCAAGACAGTGACTTGaaggaataaattataaattaagttaaagggaagtgattttaaaataatgtttaatgaaggttttaaaattcatataagAATTAAGTTAGGTTTTCTTTACATAtcctttggttttaatttgctcaACAGAGAAAATCTGAGTCAAACACTATTGGAAAACTAGAATTAGTGGCAGGAACTTAAGTAATGTCCAGACTAGAAAAGCATACACAGAGAAGTGTAACTGTTGGCAACATGTCTTTCAAAACATACTCACCATCTATTTGTGGTTTGTTTGACCATTGTTTGATGTAAACCTATTATACCTGAGAAACTAAATTGTGTTGCAGTTTTTTGACAGTAAGAAACTAGCTGCAATTTTCAAGAATGCACAGAATAGCTGAGGAGTTCATGGGAGATTTCAGCATAGTGGTTTAATTGTGCAGGAATTGGGATGGATAATTATAAAGTGCTTACGGAGCCCCAAAATCTAGTGCTGTGGGATTATGGAAGGTGTTTATTGGCACTCATCCCTATGGAAATATAAATagtaatatcttttaaattttatttaaataaaataatctaaacttgctgtttaaaaatatgtttaattaattaattaattaaagtcaGTATTGTTGGCACACCTATCTAATTCTTGGACTAAGGACAATACTtttgtattaataataatattattattaataataatagttatgTTTTCTATAGAAACACAAACAAATAGTCTGTGCAGCAATAATGTGTTATTCCTAATAgcggtactagttctcctgaaacATTATGACATATTGCCAGGGATTCAGGTGCAATTAGTTTCAGTTTTAAGTCTTTCCAGTCACTCTTAGTAtagttttcttcctctttctcccttctacTCCTAAAATTTGGAACTGATTGTGCCAGAGGCTTCAGTATCTATGATTCACAGTAAGTTTGTAGGAGTTAGAAAAGCTCTGTTTTAGCAAAAGTGGATAGATGGCTAAGGACAGAATAGTCagcttataaaattttaaaaatatcgtTCCCATTAAGAAGAATTCCCAAGTAAATTAAATCTTTAGCTGACATAATTTCCTTGTgtattatatataaatgtaaactCCAATAAACGAAAGAAAAAACACTGGGGGTTTTCAGTGTGGTTGGAGTGAAGAAAGAAAGGTGCTTCTCACTGAGGAAGGAACTTTGTGGAGACTTCTTTTTGCAAATTCAAGTCTACGTTAAACTTGCGATAATGAAACACTTTTGTGCCTTTTTATTCTAACCTGCCTTATCCCAAGAATTTTCAGCTTTCAAAGAGTGAAAATTAAAAGATCATTGTTATTATCAGGTTGCTCTAAATTTCCCTTGAGGGAATTCCAGCTCCACGCTTGGATATTTGTTAATCCTCTCATCTCTTCAAGTCTGTTTTTCCTGCTATGGTTGGATAGAAATAGCAAGAGTAACGCAAACAAGCAACTGAAGAATGAGAAACAACACAGAAGTAAGAGAATTTATCCTGCTGGGATTGTCAGATGACCCAAAACTTCAGGTTGTgatttttgtctttctgttcaTCACCTACCTGCTCAGCATCACTGGGAACCTGACCATCATCACCCTTACTCTGGTGGATGCCCACCTCCAgacccccatgtatttcttcctcaggAATTTCTCCTTACTAGAAGTTTCCTTCACAACCGTCAGCATACCCAGGTTCCTGGGCACCATTATAACAGGAGATAAAACCATTTCCTTTAATGAGTGCATGGTTCAggtattctttttcattcttttgggggGCACTGAATTTTACCTTTTGGCTGCCATGTCTTATGACCGTTATATTGCCATCTGCAAACCCCTGCATTATGTGACCATCATGAATCGTGGAGTCTGCAcgtttcttgtcttctcttcatggCTGATTTCATTCTTAATCGTATTTGCGGGGCTCATGTTGGTCTTAAAGCTTGATTTCTGTAGTTCTAATATTATTGACCACtttgcttgtgatttttttcccctgctgCAACTTTCTTGCACAGACACACAACTACTAGTGATTTTGGGTTTCTCCTGGGCGTTGTTTACTCTAATGTTCACTTTGGCATTGATAATCCTGTCCTACATATACATCATCAGGACAATTTTGAGGATTCCTTCTACTAGTCAGAGAACAAAGGCCTTTTCCACATGTTCTTCCCATATGATTGTCATATCCATCTCTTATGGCAGCTGCATTTTCATGTACATTAAAACTTCAGCAAAAGACAGGGTGTCTCTCATTAAAGGAGTATCTGTGCTAAACATCTCAGTAGCCCCTATGTTGAACCCCTTCATTTACAGCCTACGGAATCAACAGGTGAAGAGAGCCTTCATGGACATGGCCAGGAGGATTGTATTTTTCAGAAGCAAGTAAAAGATATAGTGTCAGTAATTAGAGTCATAATGAATggcaacttaaaaaataaaaatgaattttcagtagcctttaaaaataaaaatgcactcTTTATCATCTTGATCcattctcttgttttttcttaaCAGTTTACAAGCATGtatctttaagatattttccactgcttttgaaatattttcttatgtttttgaATCTCTCCTCTTTTTAATAATGCTGTGAAtcccaatttatttaaaaatgattattttgaaGACTAAAATTGTGTTGAGAATTTTGTTAGGAATTAAATGATTCCCAGAACTGTAGGAGTTGCTTATAAATATCGACATGATTCATCACTTACTATGTAATACAAATGTATTCTCGtgattttcattaattttctacCAAAATTCCTTTCTCTAATTTGCAGCTGTTCCCGGAAGTATGTGGAAAATTGCCATATTatttaaagtaaaatgtaaatatattcatTTGAAACAAAGCTAA from Dasypus novemcinctus isolate mDasNov1 chromosome 12, mDasNov1.1.hap2, whole genome shotgun sequence includes these protein-coding regions:
- the LOC101421130 gene encoding olfactory receptor 6C1-like, with the protein product MRNNTEVREFILLGLSDDPKLQVVIFVFLFITYLLSITGNLTIITLTLVDAHLQTPMYFFLRNFSLLEVSFTTVSIPRFLGTIITGDKTISFNECMVQVFFFILLGGTEFYLLAAMSYDRYIAICKPLHYVTIMNRGVCTFLVFSSWLISFLIVFAGLMLVLKLDFCSSNIIDHFACDFFPLLQLSCTDTQLLVILGFSWALFTLMFTLALIILSYIYIIRTILRIPSTSQRTKAFSTCSSHMIVISISYGSCIFMYIKTSAKDRVSLIKGVSVLNISVAPMLNPFIYSLRNQQVKRAFMDMARRIVFFRSK